The following proteins are encoded in a genomic region of Amphiura filiformis chromosome 18, Afil_fr2py, whole genome shotgun sequence:
- the LOC140140168 gene encoding uncharacterized protein isoform X1 produces the protein MQNDFSLSNSDILKKQAYEIIVIFISICTFLILQCIRHQHPIIANMSSAEKKSSKVVLWSTPRSVSTALTKCLSFVPNSAIWFEPYVSAMIHGSDAREVEVPASQAEADPDIFTQARQIIIPDGVGFDADKCSYKWCQEQLEIDYPGKSVVFVQAKCTAIATRFDAIPRGYKHSFLIRNPLKVLPSWKRAIYKVEKPDTALETFTLSQQSQLSPRFFFKETYDLYQHIKENYESDPIILDADDLLMNPGKVLKAYCNAMDIPYTDDLLHWDQSDDVIMTWNVRSILLKLQQLDAFTFYDKAFTSSEFLKPSTGPSREDLTEDDLQCIDFSMPYYEKMYDKRLVC, from the coding sequence ATGCAAAATGATTTTTCCTTGAGCAACTctgatatattaaaaaaacaagccTACGAAATCATTGTAATTTTCATATCCATCTGTACTTTTCTAATCTTACAGTGTATTCGCCATCAACATCCAATCATAGCCAACATGTCGAGTGCCGAAAAGAAGTCATCCAAGGTCGTTCTTTGGTCCACGCCGAGATCTGTATCGACTGCTTTGACAAAATGTCTTAGCTTTGTTCCCAATTCTGCGATATGGTTTGAACCATACGTAAGTGCCATGATACATGGCTCTGATGCGCGTGAAGTTGAAGTCCCGGCTTCGCAAGCAGAAGCAGATCCGGATATTTTTACACAAGCAAGGCAAATCATCATACCAGACGGGGTCGGGTTTGACGCTGACAAGTGCAGCTATAAGTGGTGCCAAGAACAACTGGAAATCGATTATCCCGGTAAAAGTGTTGTATTCGTTCAAGCAAAATGTACAGCTATAGCAACGAGGTTCGATGCTATTCCACGCGGATACAAGCACTCATTTTTGATTCGAAATCCGTTGAAAGTTCTTCCATCTTGGAAAAGGGCAATTTATAAAGTAGAGAAACCAGACACAGCACTTGAGACATTCACGTTGAGTCAACAATCGCAGTTATCACCAAGATTTTTCTTTAAAGAAACGTATGATCTCTATCAGCATATCAAAGAAAACTACGAGTCCGACCCAATCATCTTGGATGCAGATGATTTACTGATGAATCCTGGCAAAGTCTTGAAAGCTTATTGTAATGCAATGGATATTCCATACACTGATGACTTGTTACATTGGGATCAGAGTGATGACGTGATCATGACGTGGAACGTACGAAGTATTCTCTTAAAACTTCAGCAGTTAGACGCCTTCACCTTTTATGACAAAGCCTTTACTAGTTCGGAATTCCTGAAACCTTCCACAGGACCATCTCGAGAAGATCTAACTGAAGATGACCTACAATGTATTGATTTCTCTATGCCTTACTATGAAAAGATGTATGACAAGCGTCTAGTATGTTGA
- the LOC140140168 gene encoding uncharacterized protein isoform X2 produces the protein MLLKICIRHQHPIIANMSSAEKKSSKVVLWSTPRSVSTALTKCLSFVPNSAIWFEPYVSAMIHGSDAREVEVPASQAEADPDIFTQARQIIIPDGVGFDADKCSYKWCQEQLEIDYPGKSVVFVQAKCTAIATRFDAIPRGYKHSFLIRNPLKVLPSWKRAIYKVEKPDTALETFTLSQQSQLSPRFFFKETYDLYQHIKENYESDPIILDADDLLMNPGKVLKAYCNAMDIPYTDDLLHWDQSDDVIMTWNVRSILLKLQQLDAFTFYDKAFTSSEFLKPSTGPSREDLTEDDLQCIDFSMPYYEKMYDKRLVC, from the exons ATGCTGCTGAAAATT TGTATTCGCCATCAACATCCAATCATAGCCAACATGTCGAGTGCCGAAAAGAAGTCATCCAAGGTCGTTCTTTGGTCCACGCCGAGATCTGTATCGACTGCTTTGACAAAATGTCTTAGCTTTGTTCCCAATTCTGCGATATGGTTTGAACCATACGTAAGTGCCATGATACATGGCTCTGATGCGCGTGAAGTTGAAGTCCCGGCTTCGCAAGCAGAAGCAGATCCGGATATTTTTACACAAGCAAGGCAAATCATCATACCAGACGGGGTCGGGTTTGACGCTGACAAGTGCAGCTATAAGTGGTGCCAAGAACAACTGGAAATCGATTATCCCGGTAAAAGTGTTGTATTCGTTCAAGCAAAATGTACAGCTATAGCAACGAGGTTCGATGCTATTCCACGCGGATACAAGCACTCATTTTTGATTCGAAATCCGTTGAAAGTTCTTCCATCTTGGAAAAGGGCAATTTATAAAGTAGAGAAACCAGACACAGCACTTGAGACATTCACGTTGAGTCAACAATCGCAGTTATCACCAAGATTTTTCTTTAAAGAAACGTATGATCTCTATCAGCATATCAAAGAAAACTACGAGTCCGACCCAATCATCTTGGATGCAGATGATTTACTGATGAATCCTGGCAAAGTCTTGAAAGCTTATTGTAATGCAATGGATATTCCATACACTGATGACTTGTTACATTGGGATCAGAGTGATGACGTGATCATGACGTGGAACGTACGAAGTATTCTCTTAAAACTTCAGCAGTTAGACGCCTTCACCTTTTATGACAAAGCCTTTACTAGTTCGGAATTCCTGAAACCTTCCACAGGACCATCTCGAGAAGATCTAACTGAAGATGACCTACAATGTATTGATTTCTCTATGCCTTACTATGAAAAGATGTATGACAAGCGTCTAGTATGTTGA